The genomic window AGGTGTCTAGAACTTGAGCCCGGCCTCGCGCGCGGCATCGGCCACGGCGGCGATCCGACCATGGTACGGGAAGCCGTTGCGGTCGAACACCACCGCCTCGACATTGGCCGCCTTGCACTTCTCGGCGATCAGCGTGCCCACGCGCTTGGCGTCGGCCTTCTTGTCGCCCTCATCCTTGCCCTTGAAATCCTTGGACAGCGACGAGGCGTACGCCAGCGTACGGCCCGTGGTGTCGTCCACCACCTGGGCGTAGATGTGCTTGAGGCTCTTGTAGACCGTGAGCCGCGGGCGCTCCGTGGTACCGGAGAGCTTCTTGCGGATGCGGTTCTTCCTCTTGATGCGCGGATCGAGCTTGTTCGACATGGATGATTCCTTCTCCGTCCGGCGGCGATGGGGATTTCCACCGCCGGATGATTGCGAGGCACCACCTGGCGCCCCGCGGTTGGGTGTTCACTCCGACTAGGCGGTACCGGTCTTGCCTTCCTTGCGGCGGATCTTCTCGGTCGCGTACTTGATGCCCTTGCCCTTGTACGGCTCGGGCGGGCGCAGCGACCGGATGTTCACCGCGGCGGCGCCGAGGACTTCCTTGTCCGCCGAGCGCAGCGTCAGGCCCAGCGTGGGCAGACCATCCTCGGTGCGCGCGGTCTTGTCGACCTCGGCCGTCACGCCCTCGGGAAGGTTGAACACCACCGGGTGCGAGTAGCCCAGCTGGAAGTTGATCGCCTTGCCCTTGACCTCGGCGCGGAAACCAACGCCGCGGATGTCCAGGCGCCGCTCGAAGCCCGTGGAGACGCCCTTGGCCGCGTTGGCCAGGAGCGTGCGCGTCAGGCCGTGCAGGCTGCGCGCCTCGCGCGAGTCGTTCTCGCGCTCCACCACCACCTCGTTGTTGGCGATCGTCACCTTCACGCCCGTGGCGGGAAGCTGCACGACCATCTTGCCCTTGGGGCCTTCGAAATTGACCTGGCGGCCCACGACCGTGGCCTTCGTCTTGTCCGCCAGCTTGACCGGAAGCTTTCCAATCCGACTCATGATTTCCTCGTGCGGTGGCGGGTCGCGGCGCAAGCCACGGCCTCCTCACCGCTGCTGGCTAGTAGACGGTGCAGAGCAGCTCGCCGCCGACCTTCTGCTTGCGAGCCTCGGTATCCACCAGCACGCCCCTGGAGGTGGACAGGATGGAGATGCCCAATCCCCCGAGAACCTGGGGAATCTCACGCACGTTCACGTAACGGCGCAGACCAGGCTTGGAGATGCGGCGGATGCCGGTGATGGCGGGGGCGCGGTCCGGGCCGTACTTCAGCTGCACGGAGATCTCGTTCTGCGGCTTGCGCTCGTGAACGGTGTAATCCCCGATGAAGCCCTCGGCCTTGAGGACCTTGATGATCTCGACCTTGAGGTTCGAGTGGGGCATGACGACCTTGTCGTGCCGCGCGCGGGAACCGTTGCGCAGGCGGGTCAGCATGTCGCCGATGGGATCGTTGACGACCGACATGAATGGCTACCTTCCATGCGGAGCGGCCTGGCCGACTCCGCGTTCGCAACCGCCGCGCCTGCTGGGCCCATCCCAGGGGTTCGCCACGGTTGCCCTGCTCGTACGACGGGCGGCCCACCCTCTTCAGGGCGGGCCAGGGTGCCCCGGTGCCTCATCGGCGCCCGGACACCCGCGTCCAACTACCAGGACGACTTGGTGACGCCAGTGACTTCGCCACGCAGCGCGCGGTGGCGGAAGCAGATGCGGCACATGTTGAACTTGCGCAGGAACGCGCGGGGGCGTCCACACAGCGGGCAGCGGTTGTACGCGCGGACAGCGAACTTCGGCTTGCGCTTCGCCTGGGCGATCTTCGAGAGCTTGGCCATGGGTGCGGATCCTCGTTACGTGCGGAACGGCATGCCGAAGTGACGCATCAGCGCCAGCCCCTGCTCATCGTTAGCCGCGGTGGTGACGAAGCTGATGTTCAGCCCCTTCACCTTCTCGATCTGGTCGTAGTTGATTTCCGGGAAGATGATCTGCTCGCGGACGCCGAGCGTGTAGTTGCCCTTCCCGTCGAACGCCTTGGGCGACACGCCCTTGAAGTCACGCACGCGCGGCAGCGCCACGGTGATGAGGCGGTCGAGGAACTCGTACATGCGGTCGCCGCGCAGCGTGACGGCGGCACCGATGGCCTGGCCCTGACGCAGCTTGAAGTTCGCGATCGACTTGCGCGCGCGGGTCACCACGGGCTTCTGGCCGGTGATGGCGCCGAGCTGGTCCACCGCCGACTCGAGGATCTTGGCGTTGGCGAGCGCCTCGCCGAGGCCCATGTTGACGACGATCTTCTCGAGGCGGGGAACCTCCATCGGGTTCTTGAGCGCCAGCTCCTTCATCAGCGCGGGCACGCCTTCCTTGCGGAAGCGCAGCTTGAGCCGCGCCGGCTTGGCCTCGAGACCCTCCTCGATATTCGCCGCGAAACCGGCCTTCTTGACTTCGTCCTTCTTGCGGCCCTTCTTTTCCTTCTTCGCCGCGTCCTTCTTCTCTTCAGCCATTGTCTTGTCCCCTGCTTCGGAGCGCGGCCGTGGACCCAGCGCGCCGATCAGTACCACCATGAAAAAC from Cystobacter fuscus DSM 2262 includes these protein-coding regions:
- the rplR gene encoding 50S ribosomal protein L18, whose amino-acid sequence is MSNKLDPRIKRKNRIRKKLSGTTERPRLTVYKSLKHIYAQVVDDTTGRTLAYASSLSKDFKGKDEGDKKADAKRVGTLIAEKCKAANVEAVVFDRNGFPYHGRIAAVADAAREAGLKF
- the rplF gene encoding 50S ribosomal protein L6, translated to MSRIGKLPVKLADKTKATVVGRQVNFEGPKGKMVVQLPATGVKVTIANNEVVVERENDSREARSLHGLTRTLLANAAKGVSTGFERRLDIRGVGFRAEVKGKAINFQLGYSHPVVFNLPEGVTAEVDKTARTEDGLPTLGLTLRSADKEVLGAAAVNIRSLRPPEPYKGKGIKYATEKIRRKEGKTGTA
- the rpsH gene encoding 30S ribosomal protein S8, whose amino-acid sequence is MSVVNDPIGDMLTRLRNGSRARHDKVVMPHSNLKVEIIKVLKAEGFIGDYTVHERKPQNEISVQLKYGPDRAPAITGIRRISKPGLRRYVNVREIPQVLGGLGISILSTSRGVLVDTEARKQKVGGELLCTVY
- a CDS encoding type Z 30S ribosomal protein S14, with product MAKLSKIAQAKRKPKFAVRAYNRCPLCGRPRAFLRKFNMCRICFRHRALRGEVTGVTKSSW
- the rplE gene encoding 50S ribosomal protein L5, with translation MAEEKKDAAKKEKKGRKKDEVKKAGFAANIEEGLEAKPARLKLRFRKEGVPALMKELALKNPMEVPRLEKIVVNMGLGEALANAKILESAVDQLGAITGQKPVVTRARKSIANFKLRQGQAIGAAVTLRGDRMYEFLDRLITVALPRVRDFKGVSPKAFDGKGNYTLGVREQIIFPEINYDQIEKVKGLNISFVTTAANDEQGLALMRHFGMPFRT